One genomic region from Solwaraspora sp. WMMD792 encodes:
- a CDS encoding sugar ABC transporter permease, which produces MDRNLRRRRISDRITIGLFLLPALVLFGVLVVAPILVAAYTSLFRWNGFGGLPTDFIGLDNFVRLLDDPVFIGDLRRGALLVVLSVTVQLPLALGLALLLNQKLRGRAVYRVLFFAPYVLSEVITAVLFDMVFSQNRGLANHVLALVGLESLSSTWLSDPSTVLYSVFLVMTWKYFGFHMILLLAGRQNIPRELHEAAATDGAGGWQIFRHVTLPLLAPTIRISMFLAVIGSIQLFDLVWVLTGGGPLNASETMAVTMFQYGFRRFEVGYASAISIAMFLISLIFAVLYQRFILRRDLEGAMTTMGDQR; this is translated from the coding sequence ATGGACCGTAACCTGAGACGTCGCCGGATCAGCGACCGGATCACCATCGGCCTGTTCCTGCTGCCGGCGCTGGTGCTGTTCGGCGTGCTGGTCGTCGCCCCGATCCTGGTCGCGGCGTACACCAGTCTGTTCCGCTGGAACGGGTTCGGCGGCCTACCGACCGACTTCATCGGCCTGGACAATTTCGTCCGGCTGCTCGACGACCCGGTCTTCATCGGCGACCTGCGACGCGGGGCCCTGCTGGTGGTGCTGTCGGTCACCGTACAGCTGCCGCTCGCGTTGGGGCTGGCCCTGCTGCTGAACCAGAAGCTGCGCGGCCGGGCGGTCTACCGGGTGCTGTTCTTCGCCCCGTACGTGCTGTCCGAGGTCATCACCGCGGTCCTGTTCGACATGGTCTTCAGCCAGAACCGGGGCCTGGCCAACCACGTGCTGGCCCTGGTCGGGCTGGAGAGCCTGAGCTCGACCTGGCTGTCCGATCCGTCGACCGTGCTGTACTCGGTGTTCCTGGTGATGACCTGGAAGTACTTCGGCTTCCACATGATCCTGCTGCTCGCCGGCCGACAGAACATCCCGCGGGAACTGCACGAGGCGGCGGCGACCGACGGCGCCGGCGGCTGGCAGATCTTCCGGCACGTCACGCTGCCGCTGCTGGCCCCGACCATCCGGATCTCGATGTTCCTGGCCGTGATCGGCAGCATCCAGCTGTTCGACCTGGTCTGGGTGCTCACCGGCGGTGGTCCGCTGAACGCGTCCGAGACCATGGCGGTGACCATGTTCCAGTACGGGTTCCGGCGCTTCGAGGTGGGCTACGCCAGTGCGATCAGCATCGCGATGTTCCTGATCAGCCTGATCTTCGCGGTGCTGTACCAACGCTTCATCCTGCGCCGCGACCTCGAAGGAGCGATGACCACCATGGGGGATCAGCGATGA